gcgtttgaagcaaaatcacgcatttcccatagtaatttccatgtaaactttaacccccgagcgacaagccagttttcagccaaatgggctcaaacttggtgtgagagtccctatgggtaacctctacaagatggtctttatttcagccggatcccagcactttcgaaaaaaatgacccaccctaatgtgtatattcaaataattttggtgccgccattttttaaactgaattgaatACTGAGAATTTAATCAAACGCCATTGCATGCTCGCGCATAGATACTTTCACTCCTAATTGAAAGCACATTTAACTGTGGCACTTATCATGGTCGTGGTTTCGTGAGATATGCTCCCAAAGTGGCACGCCATTGTACTCTTTCGTTCTGCTCTCAAATGGACCCTCTAATTAAAATGGAAACTGTGCTTCGCTGCACACAAGATGGTTTGGATGTGTGCATGGTATGTGTGTGTGGTTTGTTGTTATTCGTTTTTCACTCCCCTCAGGGTTGGTGGTGTAAATTAATCATAATTACAAAGTGGAAACTTTCGCCCACGAACCGCTGAGCTCTCCGTTACCGCCAGAGTAACTCGCCtctataattattttaaacgaCAACTTTTGCAACTTTAGGGGCCCCAAAGGCTCCTCCTCCGGTAGAACCACGCGATGCAACAATGGTGACGACATCGAACGAAAAAAGGAGGGGGGAGAAGCAACTTTCCGCGAGGAGGTTCACCGAGTGAGAAGAAAATTGGAATCCCGTCGTCCTTTCCGCGCGAACTCAACACCGCGGAGATGAAGTTGATTGTGTGGCATGGTTATGTGGTTGGTACAGGAAAAGAAAAACTTACCTCCTTTCACGTGCACCTCGCGACTCAAAATAGTACCGACtaagttttttaatttacatCTGAAATAGAGAAATGGGAAAGAAGCAGAAGAAAAGGGGGTAAAGTTTAAGCAACGCGTAAGATAATTGTGGTTGagtgaaatattttattattccaGTACACAAGAAGAATAGCAAAAGTTGAATGGTgaagttttctaattaaaaataaatgaattaactcCTGTCGGCGGTCAGGGAATGACAGCACGcttgttaatttgttttatgATCAGatgttatacagtccagactcgattatccgaaggcctggGAAAAATTTGACTTCGGATATTCGGAaagtcggataatcgaatcacgaaaaaatatttttttctttgtattatttttgattgtcgagctaaagtatgacccctaaacaacTCTGAAgtgatttacaatttttaaatccaagatggcggccaaaatgacggtgatgaaatattgaaaagtgcgattttgaatttaattggcattaaactattcaaatttcactaaaatgggattgtagaactcgaatttgatgttaaaaataagaaaaaatatgtccgtgattcgattatccgaagtcccatacaaaccttctgaTCATCGATCTTTGGAttttcgaaacttcggataaccgaaggATTCGaaaaatcgaggcttcggacaaTTGAGTCTGGGCTGTAGTAAGATAAAgaaattttgagcatgagcatgagagaccacccatggttgtccttctccgttgctgaacaggaccgtagtatcctatcaacacaaccggtcatacgcttcaacgatctaatAATGTTTCCCtaatcaacagcatgcatgaatgcgctgaaaagataaaacatcacgatcatcaaaactagagccgttgctaacaggaaacagtcgttggccaccaacggcgcccgccatgtcagtttgtagatcttgaggggatgggacgggaatgttagttagcacaggacgctaccaagggtgggttctatacgatatccacacccccgcgtgtgccggaaaactacttctacttgggattttgttagtgggaaagggtaatggccaggattcatcatagaggatgatgatgtggcccaataatcaatgaatttcgttgagtgatagggtgatgtattatgtactctcaaggcaaacaatcggatgatgcggatgagaccattcccggttatttggtgttgagttagcataaatgattcaatcttagacagccggctgtggaaagatagcatcaaaattatgtgtaattaaaaggtgaaatattatactcagcgtaacacatttacgtagagttgacctgagactatttatatagtaagataaagaaattttaatcaaaaagtaaaaTGTGTACATAACATCTCACTTTGTAACTGAAATAAAGGATATTGGCAGGGAAAATAGCATTTATGCAACGACTTTTataataccgtcatctggggcgaatcgggactacagtctgaatagggacagcagtgtttagagcacttaaaggttttaaatttggaaatggatatacacattttgttggtctgagtctgttctatctgaaacctaccagaaaaatcaaaatgttgtgctctaacatggttaaaactgctgtcccaattcgctccatgtgtcccaattggccccagttgacggtaatatatttttttatttttccagcattagttgtaccgtcagtggtagagacattgggtctggggggtaagattgggtaaatgtattttttacggattttgcaTCAAAAGAAAAACTCGGAAGGGAACATGACTCTCCTCTCTCAAGCAAAAAAGATATTACCtagaaactaaaaaataatcacaatcaagtggtctctattgcaaatttatgccaactcaaaaaaatattattttgattgcTCACGGAACAACGATTTCACTTCTACACTACTCCTGCAAGTCACACATTGAAAAACGAACTATCACTTTTCGTAGATGAAGgatatttgttaacaaaacgaaataaaagaaattgagTAGTACTTATAGTGAGATTCACAACAATCATCGACTGATTGATTTTCTTTGTAAAGTTTGGGAGCgagtttaacattccaacgcccaaggctccaaaaaagttggaacggtaacttcaactcgctggttctcgggcataactcacccaatcaagacgattcttttttccagtgatttgttaggatgtctagatgatcctagaactttgcagaactcaatttgatcaaatctgtaatttttgcgatcaaaaacatcgttccaactttttttttcgcgtataaaaaaaaattcgccaaaaattccgcggaggcagtctttttgaaaaagttggaacgatgtttttgatcgcaaaaattacagatttgatcaaattgagttctgcaaagttctaggatcatctagacatcctaacaaatcactggaaaaaagaatcgtcttgattgggtgagttatgctcgagaaccagcgaattgaagttaccgttccaacttttttgggaggcttgggcgtccgtgtaagttggacatgcgttgggcgttccagtgttaaagagCGTGTTTCGCTTCCTCTCTCTTTCGTGGGTGAAGAaagtttgtatttttattaaactGGGACAGAGCATCTATTTGTTCAAACTGTTCtactttaattttcaaaaataatctaTCTTAATAGGAAACCAACTAGCATCTTGAACATACTAAACTTGTATATTTATTACTCGAATAAGATTCTCAGAAGTTTGATGAGCATTGTAGGTAAAAACGAtcctttctttttttcattcttaTTGTGCATCCTCTCAGACACATAATGGAATAATTTAGCAtccagtaaaattttaattaaaatctttGAATGATGAAAAGTGAACCGTTCCAGGCAGAGAAAAAGTAAATAGAAAATATAGATAATGAAACTATGACCGTTTGAGCATTCATTCTCCTTTTTCTCCCAGGTCCTGGCCCTCTGGCAAGAAGCAAAAGTGCGTGGAACACTGCCGGAATACTTTGGATCGTTGTCCCCCGGGGGGTCGTCGCATTCACACAGCGCGGAGAGGTTTTGTTTGAAGAGAGATATTACGCTGACATGAAAAGGCGGATGCTTGGCTAAtgatggctggctggctggttaGGCATCATCTACCCGGCAAAAGAACCTGGAATCCGGTTCCCCGACTAAGATTAGAGGGTGGAAATGAGTACCTATCGCGGTATGCCCTTGCCTTATTATCGTTCCAAAGCCTTTGTAAATCTCAACAAAACGTGCTCATTGTTTGTTCCGGGGTTTAGAGGATGGAGAAAAAATAAAGGGTTGGCTGAAAATGTGACTTCGgtataaatgaaaaattaaagtcGCACATGCATACGTACAAACACAAACACTCACCTATAAACTGTGGAGTGAATCTCGTGGCGGAACTTATCCGCCGTGAAGGGATAAAAAATCAGACTTCCGTTTGGCGATGCGTACACCAGCTCGTGATTGGTTGTCGCTACCGACCACTCCACCTGGAATTGTAAGAGAAAATAGAATAGTAGAGTAACTTTGACAAATCGGCTTTacgtttttggatttttatccTTAAACAATCACAATTGATTGTTCTTAGAATCTTAGGGCAAGGTTTTGAATAATAGCTTTAACATTGTTTGTTTGTTCAGTGTGTTGCATGAATTGATGCAGTTCAGGGTAAAACATTTAAccaaaagtcgatttgcaaaaTCTCGCTCAGCTTTAATTCATTGCCTTCGGCGCTCGGTTACTCCCATCGCAGACTTGCTCACCCCCGTTTCATATTTACTGACAGCTCCCGGACAGCGACGAGTGAAAATTAACACCGCCAATCTTAAGCTAAGGGTTAGTGCTTAGAATCTAAGAAGACGTTCAAGTGCCAGCGGGGCGCCGGTTTTCCACACAAACGAAGAGAGGGCAGCGTCCAGATTTTCCGGCACAATTTCATTACCGCGTTCGTCGTGGGCTTGGGGCTGGTAATTGAGTGCCGAACTTATTATCGGAGTCGCCACCGTCTGTGGAGGGCACATGAACTTCAGTTGAAAAGCATTGGAAGAAGCAGCAGGAAGTGACAGGAAATCGAAAATGGAACCAACTTTCTTGTTCCGATTCAGTGTGACGGCAGATGGCGGGGAAGGTTAGgacaaaagtttgtagaatttttGAGGGCATTTTGAAGGTGTAGAAGTTTTCATAGTCAAGCTGTTGTTAACGGTTTCATCAACACTTCGACGATCGACGATGTCGTGCTATCTATTctgagcttttttggttttcattgaatatctcaggattgaaatcgaattttgaggatctgtgaaggtcaacagATGAGACATtgcgagctgcacaaaatggcgttcttaactcaatttggcccaaaatgcaggTGCGACAGGCGACGACTTGTCGAAATGCTATCAATCGGTATTGTTGAAATTTGAATGCCATATTAGGCACCTTGTCTTGTGCTTGCTGTACGGAACCTAGCATCATTTAAAAGTTATTCAAACtattattgagtttttttttataaacttatcaactacaaaacccttacaaacttgattttatgtttattgttctactatttttacaatcaattattttaaaaagtgcctctggggagacttgatccatACTAACAGTCACTGAAATCAGCCTTAAGTGTAATTGATCGTTTTAGTTTTTCGTACATAGATTCCTTTAGCTTAGTTGAAGATGACTTAATGTCGTTAgaaccatttttgaaatgtaaaaatatattaacCAAAACATTTGAAACCCGACATTGGTTTAAATTGGAAatgtttaactttttaaatatttttcatgtagAAATGGTTAAATTTTGAACACAGCTTTACAGGTTTTAAATGACATTGCTTTTACTTAaagaatatcaaaaaaaaatcaaattattcgctctacagcattgccttggcgttctcgattgcgagattcctactcgaaaataagtgttcgaaggcttgattgttgaggcaattgcaaacctctttttacatcttagcttccatccatcccgggcAGTGTTGAAAATTCGATGACTATGATTAATTTTGCGATTAATCGCTGCCTGTTACATCCCACGAATAAGACTGCTGAGAATAGTCTTTATTCTCGAATTGCCACGACTAGCTGTCATTCATCAAGAATGCAGCCGATGATTGTAACAACCTAAGACTGCTGGCGGTAAATGGGGAAAATTGTAATCAGATCGCAGCAAGTTGGCGGCTAAAtccaatcattcaaatttttattcgtgGCTGCCACACCAAGCGATCAAGTGGCAGTCGGGAAAAACGAGATCAAAGCAGGCAATCATTATTCGctcgaagagattttttttcaaccttgatcccgggattcaaactgacgacctttgaattgttagtccaactgcctaccagcgactccaccgagacaggacccagggagacgactcctacacctggactgagctaacgacctaacctttttaggttagtccggggccaaaattcacttcccgtccgacggaaggcgtgattagacaaatctcgtctcgaaaaatgccaccgggaccgtctgggatcgaacccaggccgactgggtgagaggcaatcacgcttattcctacaccacggtcccggctgaaCACAGCTTTACAGGTTTTAAATGACATTGTTTTAACTTAAAGAATATCaataatttggaatttggatgaataagaaaaatgttgcttaagatttcttcaaaatgttaagggtccttaaataaattgaaaatgctggtttaatatatttttttgaacactCAGTATGATTCAAAGGCcttttttggtcaatttgaatggaactgcattcgaatgagcgaatccaaactcgctaattggaacgactgacagctgtcaaaagcttgaaaccacgtaattgttgaacaatggggttgaaacgtcaacatcagtttgacaactggttttgatggttgagtgctttttaattcgaatacgtttgaattagcgagcattcgaattagcggatattcgaagtagcgaaattcgaattaacgaatccgctATGTACCCTTcttagccaaacatagttgaaaatTTAAGCATCTGACTCATGAAAAAGGTAATAGTTTTGTGATAAGTTGAGATAACTATGTTTGATACAAAAACAGGGGATCAAGTCTCGCCATTCTTCCCTACAGGATATAGaagattcataaaattttcacttacttttttcaattttcaatatgatttctAAATGAAAGATTTCATGTTTGTTCAGATTCAATCGTCCCGCCATGATATTTTTGAACTGTGAAAATATGCTTCAGAACAATTCAGTATCGAAaatatcagaatttcaaaaGGAGGCATAACAAAATTGTATATATTAGAAAAGAGAAAGTTGTATATTcctgaaattctgtgtaattattgctcaatgaaaaaataaataaattataggGTAGCCTTTTCagcagttatttaatttttcacaaaactttctTGCATCAATTTCATTAAAGAGCACTCTTATCACAAATGGTGCCAGAGACTGCCAGAGGCCACAAGTGCTTGCTCATCAAAAGCCACCTCCCTTTTTCCATCCATTGCATCGACGTCCGAGCACAGTCATCATCaccaggcctgcaaaaagtttccaacccagcgtacacatgaagcaaaccaaaatgtcaattcactgctagcatgtgactgcaagcctactgtgtctgttcaaccactgccgcctgactcgtgccggtcggctgctggagaatgagagacgtgaaaaaatgagctacactcactcaattcgtgtcatatgactgactcgtaaaatcctctttaaacactattttgactatttttaaacaattgaatggttctagactgtgcaaaacacttaaaacaaccataacttatattcaaaattacatttccacgcataaatacaaactttttgtgtaaaaacttgtttctttatgtgtgtgcgtgcaacgtcgaatgagcgttggtcggctactgcctcgcattgcagctgctcaatgagctagggcactcacgactgcgccgggtttgtttatgtcacggttttgcggttcagtgactggatctgaaaaattcgtgtcagcgtcgccgattttcaagtcatgacccctgacattttcagcactgatCATCACCACGCCGCCACCGCCGCTGGGTTGCCAAACTTTTATAGCTCCAGAAACATCCGCCGACGACACCGACGATCCGGGGTCGCCGAAAGAGCACAAAATTAATAGGAAATTATTGTCGTCAATCAAACGATCGCAAGTGAGAAGTCAAAGAAGACGAAGGAGTGTGGCAATAAATGGCTTCGAACGATGCTGGGTGGGTTGGTGGGCGGTGAACTTCGCCACATTGGCAACAACACGTGGAGGAGGTCCGGGAGGTAAAGCTCTCATCATTCCGAACCCACCCGGCAATCAATGGCATTACCGATAATGGGAacggaaaatgttgatttatttcGCTTTATGACAGTGATGCATGTTGGAATTGTGGTTATGTTGGAACTAGTTGAAGAGTTGATGCTACATATATCTGATCACGTGTTTAAACTTAGTTGAGATGCTACGAATATGAGTGGTACTTACATCGGGTGGTGGACTTCCATGACCTGTACACTCGATGTGAGTTCCAGAATTGTTGGAAAACTCGATGCGATGCAGCGGTTCGCTGAGAAATAACGGTCCCTGAAGATCCAGCAGGATGACACCTGAAAGAAAGTAGCAAAGTGTGCAAATGAGATTAATGATGTCTTATTTATGTTTGAAAATGAGGAAGTATGACTAACAAGTTGAAACATTGCCACTACACGCAAACGAGAAATCCGTGAGCGCGGCCCTCTCAATTTGAGCTGTGTGGGACAACGCTGAAATCGCGAGGAAATCCCTCCCGAATAGAACGGTCTCGAAAATTCACGCACACCATCACAGGAAAATGTcgaaatgtttcaatttcattGACCAGGAACATAAACACTCGAAGGGCAGTTGTATCTCACACGCCAGTGCTGTGCAGAAGTATGCGTGCTTAATTTGTATCTCCGATCAGCACAAATTCACTTAGCAGTGTGGTGCAGGAGTGACATGACTCAAACAGATTGAACAATTGACGAATTTACTGTTttctttaattgttttgacaaaatgtcaaaatgtcaaaatgtcaaaatgtcaaaatgtcaaaatgtcaaaatgtcaaaatgtcaaaatgtcaaaatgtctaaatgtcaaaatgtcaaaatgtcaaaatgtcaaaatgtcaaaatgtcaaaatgtcaaaatgtcaaattgacaatttgacaatttgacaatttgacaatttgacaatttgacaatttgacaatttgacaatttgacaatttgacaatttgacaatttgacaatttgacaatttgacaatttgacaatttgacaatttgacaatttgacaatttgacaatttgacaatttgacaatttgacaatttgacaatttgacaatttgacaatttgacaatttgacaatttgacaatttgacaatttgacaatttgacaatttgacaatttgacaatttgacaatttgacaatttgacaatttgacaatttgacaatttgacaatttgacaatttgacaattttacaatttgacaattttacaattttacaatttgacaatttgacaatttgacaatttgacaatttgacaatttgacaattttacaattttacaatttgacaatttgacaatttgacaatttgacaatttgacaatttgacaatttgacaatttgacaatttgacaatttgacaatttgacaatttgacaatttgacaatttgacaatttgacaatttgacaatttgacaatttgacaatttgacaatttgacaatttgacaatttgacaatttgacaatttgacaatttgacaatttgacaatttgacaatttgacaatttgacaatttgacaatttgacaatttgacaatttgacaatttgacaatttgacaatttgacaatttgacaatttgacaatttgacaatttgacaatttgacaatttgacaatttgacaatttgacaatttgacaatttgacaatttgacaatttgacaatttgacaatttgacaatttgacaatttgacaatttgacaatttgacaatttgacaatttgacaatttgacaatttgacaatttgacaatttgacaatttgacaatttgacaatttgacaatttgacaatttgacaatttgacaatttgacaatttgacaatttgacaatttgacaatttgacaatttgacaatttgacaatttgacaatttgacaatttgacaatttgacaatttgacaatttgacaatttgacaatttgacaatttgacaatttgacaatttgacaatttgacaatttgacaatttgacaatttgacaatttgacaatttgacaatttgacaatttgacaatttgacaatttgacaatttgacaatttgacaatttgacaatttgacaatttgacaatttgacaatttgacaatttgacaatttgacaatttgacaatttgacaatttgacaatttgacaatttgacaatttgacaatttgacaatttgacaatttgacaatttgacaatttgacaatttgacaatttgacaatttgacaatttgacaatttgacaatttgacaatttgacaatttgacaatttgacaatttgacaatttgacaatttgacaatttgacaatttgacaatttgacaatttgacaatttgacaatttgacaatttgacaatttgacaatttgacaatttgacaatttgacaatttgacaatttgacattttgacattttgacattttgacattttgacattttgacattttgacattttgacattttgacattttgacattttgacattttgacattttgacattttgacattttgacattttgacattttgacattttgacattttgacattttaacattttgacaatttgacaatttgacaatttgacaatttgacaatttgacaatttgacaattttacaattttacaattttacaattttacaattttacaattttacaattttacaattttacaattttacaattttacaattttacaattttccaattttacaattttacaattttacaattttacaattttacaattttacaattttacaattttacaattttacaattttacaattttacaattttacaattttacaattttacaattttacaattttacaattttacaattttacaattttacaattttacaattttacaattttacaattttacaattttacaattttacaattttacaattttacaattttacaattttacaattttacaattttacaattttacaattttacaattttacaattttacaattttacaattttacaattttacaattttacaattttacaattttacaattttacaattttacaattttacaattttacaattttacaattttacaattttacaattttacaatttacaattttacaattttacaattttacaattttacaattttacaattttacaattttacaattttacaattttacaattttacaattttacaattttacaattttacaattttacaattttacaattttacaattttacaattttacaattttacaattttacaattttacaattttacaattttacaattttacaattttacaattttacaattttacaattttacaattttacaattttacaattttacaattttacaattttacaattttacaattttacaattttacaattttacaattttacaattttacaattttacaattttacaattttacaattttacaattttacaattttacaattttacaattttacaattttacaattttacaattttacaattttacaattttacaattttacaattttacaattttacaattttacaattttacaattttacaattttacaattttacaattttacaattttacaattttacaattttacaattgcaACGGCCTTTGGATTTAACTATTACAATTGCTTGAAAGTTAAAATAATGAGAACCTGTAACAAGTGAAAAAAATGGACAGTAAAAATGTATCTACGTAGTTTTGGGATTGTTCCAAATCAAAACAAGCAGTAACCGTTGCTTAGGAACTGCCCCTTGTCAAAATCAAAACTCACAAATACTCGCACACACTCAGAGCAGCCGCCGCCGTCACTGACAGCCCAGCCGTCTTGCTCTTGTGATTTTTTATGGCGGTCGTGTGACGACAGAAATCAGCAAAAAACAGTTGGTTTTcgaataaaattggaaaaactcGGTCAATAATTAtgtaggggagctgggggtaagacggccaggtggggtaagacggccaccccactgttttaataagtatactaatgaatattactaaaatgtttagcaatactgttcctcatgctaaataatgcatatggagtcacctttgccagaaatattgtttgaaatagtattaaaatagctcaaaataaacaaat
The Culex pipiens pallens isolate TS unplaced genomic scaffold, TS_CPP_V2 Cpp_Un0022, whole genome shotgun sequence genome window above contains:
- the LOC120430644 gene encoding cell adhesion molecule Dscam2-like — translated: MMDVRGLLKAACLLYILRGVILLDLQGPLFLSEPLHRIEFSNNSGTHIECTGHGSPPPDVEWSVATTNHELVYASPNGSLIFYPFTADKFRHEIHSTVYRCKLKNLVGTILSREVHVKGGKFFFSCTNHITMPHNQLHLRGVEFARKGRRDSNFLLTR